The segment TAAACTTAATCCATAGAAGAAGAGCTAGATTCTTCTGTCTCGTCTCCATTGAAACTAGACGGCAACTCCACACCAGACCTACAACATCCTCAGTCAATTTCATCTCTCTGTTGTGACAACAAATATACATTATGATGTTTTTTACCAACCGGTTTATCTGGTCTTTTCTTTCAAAAGTCTCGCTGTAAACTTGCTGAGGATAGCCATGTTTCAATCGTTTGGTAACCTTTTTTAACAGAAGAAAAGATTAAGGTTAAGAACAATGCTGGACCCTTCAAACTCTCAAGTATGCTTAAACTTCAAACTCACCAGCGGTTCACCGGTTGAATGCAATTTTTCTCTATGCATTTTCATATGATTCATCTTCTCTCCATGATACTTTCCCACCTTACCACACAAAACATAAGTCATATTTCTTCAATACAAGAGTAAGAAAGGAACCTGTGGAATTAGATGTATTAGAGAAATCATTACCATTCCAGAAGATGTATCTCTCTCCATCGAATCAGAGGATCGGCTGCCACTCAGAGGCAACATGTTTGAAGATTTAGTGAGATACCCGGTCTTGCGTCCACCATTGAGTATACTTTTATCATAATCATGAGTCTGACTGGTTCCAGAGAGATTATGGAAGTTGTCAATCAGATTGTATCTTGAACCTTCAGCCCGACCTTTGGAGCTTATATGACTCTTCTTGCTGTTTGTTAGAGGGACTCCTTGAGGTGGACCTTTGCGGTCAGGGACAGTGTTAGAGTAACTGAGAGAAGGGGATTTAAAACTTGGCTCCCGAAGAGTCTGCTTATCTCCTAGACCAGGCTCCATTCCACCCATcatgtcatcatcatcatcatcctcatcctcTGATGATGAATATGGATCTGACAAAAGCATCTTCGGTTTACGAGCTGGTTCATAGCTCTATTACATCAAAACATAAAGAAACTTAGTTTATGATCCCTATGGATatgtaaaaaagaagaagaaaggcttCAAGAACTTCACTTACAGGACCAGGAACAAAGCTCTTCCTAGTTCCAGTGAAGTATGGAGTGTGAGACCGTCTTTGATTCCCAACATAGATTGGCTCTGACACGCAAAGAAGATGACTTTAGCTTCTTTGAACCACTACCTTAATAAAGCTAGGACATTTTTTAATCGTGACTCACCTTGAACTACAACACTATTAGTCTGAGGCTCAAACGCACCAGGAGGAAGAGGATCAAACTCAACTCCCAAAGGAGGACCATCCTCTCGGTACTGTCTTCCTAATTGTCTCTTTACCGCAGTAATAGCAACATTCTCACTATCTCCCTTTACTTTCAAATATCCTGAAGGCTTACTAAGCCCATGGCTTCTCATAGTCTGAGGATGATGCTCACTACGTCCAACGTATCTAGAACTCTCCACATCTTTGCTAGAGACAAGATTCTTATGCAACGACGAGCGGCGTTCCGAAGATGTGCTAtcttcaccatcatcatcataaaGCCTTTGACTTTCAACTTCCCTCGGCTTCGGGTTCCAATAATCGGTTTGCTTAGTGCTACCGCATGAATCCTGTCTAAGTACGCTCCCACGATCTTGAAGAACAACACTTGACCGATCTTGGCTCCCTATGTTGTTCCCATCTTCTTTAACAGAACGTTTGTCCTTTAACCTTCTGTGGCAGAACCAGCCTGAAACTTGCTTCTCGGTTAAGCCTATTTCCTCTGCTATCTTAGCCTTCATTTCTTCGCTCGGGTACTTATGCTCTGTAGAGAAACCAAGTCACAAGCATATAAATACAACTTGGCATAAAGGAACAGATACACAAATCACAAGTCCATTAACTACCATTGTAGAAATTCTCAAGAGCCATGACTTGCATAGGAGTCTTAAGCTTCCGCTTCTTGCTGTTCTCTGCAGAGTGTTTATCGCCATCAGCAGGCATCTCCCCTGAATCTATTAAACAAAACACATAGCTTAATTTAACCATAAGGATGAAACATCTTCTCCATCAATAACCAAGAGATTAATCACAAgaccaaaatcaaaacttttgaTTATGAATTTATTTTCCTACAATTTTCTTTCAGTAATTCCATTATTTAGACCTTGAAAATTTCACATAAATGATTCAACTTTAGCACCAAAACACCAATCAAAACAATCAAGATCAAAATCAACACAAGTTTTCCTACAAATGTTGCCAGTAATTCCACAAATTCAAGCCTTAAATCTACAGAAGTTTCACATTAATGATTCAACTTTATAAGTTTTTGACCTTTTTATGATCTGCCAAAACAACCCTTAAAATTTGCCAGAGATCTTAGCTCAATTGTTAGTACCAAGAAAAGCTCCAAAATTCACGATTCCTTTCACTAATTAAAACTACAAAACATGGGAATCACATTGTGATTCGACAGATAACATTGAAAAGCTATTCTCTCACGTAAATTAGCAGGAAACAGGAAGAAAAATAGCAATATAATGGAAAGACAGATATTGAAAGAGAGGAGGATAACCTGAGAGCATGTTTCCAGAGATTGATGGATCAAAAGCTCAAAACCTAATCAAAACTCTGATTTTCTCAtccaaggaagaagaagaaaacttcTTTCTCTTCACGAACAAACAAAACTCTTTAAACCGAGCCGGTTTTATTAAATTGTAACCTTTAAAACGACTCGAACCGGCTAAACCGCTTAAAAGAAACTAATTGAGccgacaattttttttgttttcggtttcACATCCGGGTTAGCTACAAACCGATCGGTGAGATATGAAAATTCAGTcggttttttgtttggttcggTACAGGGCAAccaaataaactaaataaataaaccgAAGTAACCAAATTATACCAATTTTACTTGAgtaattttggtttttaccCAATTAACCGTATTTCAACACAAAATGACACTCAAAAACCAAATTAAATAACCCAGCTTCGAACCTAACCAAAATGTAATTTGGTTTCATTCTTGGTGATATATTCGAACATATTCTCAAAAACCGAACAAAAACAGAGAACCAAATGCCCAgctctaaatataattttttgaaccGGATTGAATTTTAAACCGGTGGCTCTAACCGGATAAATCTAATGTTAGGCTTCAATGTGGGTCTAATTGGACAaggaataaataaaaatctattggGCCGACCAAACCTGAAAGTTAAGCCTTAGTATGGGCATAATTAGACAGCGAAGTACAGAGGGAGAGGCGACTAATAGTTTGATTAGTTTCTCAAACCGCCATGGCTACAGCTACAAGGTTTCTCCGGAGATTACCGAGGTCTCTCAAGCTTCCTCCAACACTTCTCCGTAGCAATGTAACAAGAGTTTTAAGCTCTTTTGCTCACAAAACTAACGAGCCATTTGAATCTCGTATCCGCCATGATTCTTCTATTATTATCAGAAGCTTCTCTTCTCAAGGTCCTGCTCCTATCGATTATAGGTAACTTACTTCCTATTCTCTTTCCCTTTAAATTACTGTTTCAGGTTCATGAGTttcataaaaatgtaaaaaaaaaacagttcgaTATTGCAGGAGGATGAGTTCCACAGATTAGCCAATGTCACTATAAATAACCTTCTCGTGAAGATTGAGGTATGTAAAGCTAAAGACTTTAACTAGCTTTAGATTGCAATAGTCTCGTACTTACAATGTCTTGGCTGGGAAAAAACATTGATTTATGTTCAGGACTATGGTGATAATGTCCAGATTGATGGTTTCGACATTGATTATGGGGTAAagatgaactttttttttattgcatttacgatcttgtttctgtttttttttcgaaaCCCATGTGTGTGCTTATTATCATAAGTAGGTCCTTTTGTTGTTGTGTCCAAACAGAATGAAGTTCTCACACTAAAGCTTGGATCTTTAGGCACATATGTAATGAATAAGCAAACTCCAAACCGACAAATCTAGATGTCTTCACCTGTCAGGTATAGATTCTTTCTTATCTAGATCATCATGTTCTGCTAATTTATGGAGAAAGGAAGTGTGTATCGTCGATGTATTTGACTTTGAGCTTCCACATCTTGGATTCACATTGATGTCATCTTGATTCTATTGTTTTGGCACACAGTGGTCCGTCTAGATTCGACTGGGACAGGGATGCTAATGCGTGGATTTATCGGCGAACAGAAGCAAAGTTGCATGAACTGTTGGAAGAAGAGTTGGAGAATCTATGTGGCGAACCAATTCAACTCTCATAAGAAAAAGCCTTAAAACAATAGTTTTGAGTTTATCTAGGAACTTGGAACTGCTCTGCCCTTTCAAGCTATTTTCTACTATGAAACATCCAGAGAAATAAACAAACTAGGCACATGAAAAGATTGTGTCAGTGTGAAGCCTGATTGATGTTTTCTTATTGTACTATTTATCAGTAATGCAATGTTCTCACAGTGACAATGTTACACAATTCTTCTCTGTTAAAGCTCTCTTTGTTTAAGCAGAAGCTGTGAAATCTTTAAAAGATTTTAGGTGTTCCTAGTTTCAATAAGTGTCCTTGTTGTGTTTTGTGACTTGAGTCTTTTTTAGCGTCTGCAAGTTTCTTTCTACAATAAACTACACTTAAACAAAAGTAGTTTATGTGTGATTCTTTCATCCTTCTTCGACCAAGTCTTTGATGTCTAAAAACTAATTTCCACGGCCCGTGTGTGTATTAGAATGATATCTTGATTTAACAGGCCGCTAAGCCATAATGTTACTTTGCCTTCAATTTTCATTGATCGTTATAGGGTaatatgtttgttttgttttcaccTTATCTCCGcttattgttgtgttaaattttaaaaacattcacatatattttagaaaatatatttatttatttgattagcatttaattataaattattttatatctaactataaattttataataaaatattatattcagataacaaaataatatatttaagaattatcttatgttttaaaacatgtttatatttttgaaagttttattatatttatttatagtcaattatctaatataatatataaatataatagtattaatagaaattcgtttttaattatgtatatttattattaattttagtcACTTATATAATCAGATATATTCGTGTGGGAGGGCCGCTTTCCCGTCTCGCCGCGCTATCTGCCCCCGCCCCCCGCGCTTTTCCGCTCCATGCCCCCGCGCCCCGCGCTCTTCCCCGcccaccctctctctctctcactcccCCTCTCTCTCCCACTCTCTCtcccactctctctctctctctcctctctcctctctcctctctcctctctcctctctcctctctcctctctcaatatatataaaatataatacaaaattactcttaaaaaaagaaaaaaaaggagaaatttGGTAAAACTTTCCCCAAACTCTTCATAGTTCCTACTTCCTAATCGCCAAAAGAAGATGCCTGGGAATGATCGTCGACTTCTTGTTTGTCTCTGGCAGCAATCTCTGAATCACAGATCTTAGAAATCAAACAATGATTTTCgctaaacaaaaaaatcagatCTGAATCGAGAGACTTACTTCTTCAGCAGCGTGGAGGACGGCGGCCATGTAAACCGGGAGCGAGTCTTTGAGCCTCTCTTCAGGAAACGAGTGATTCTCCCGACCGGCTTTGATCGGTTTCGAAACCGGTTTGGTCTCTGGGCCATTTCTTCACTTTTTCCGGTGGTTTCTCCATTGCCCAGAAACGGGATCGAAAGATTACTGCAGAGAGAGAGTTTTAGTGGAAGGAGGTTTGTATTTTGACAGTAGCGGTCTTTCTTCGGACATGGATATAATTGGAGAAGAAAGAAGGGATAACGGTTTGGTTTGTTGTCTGATTATAGTGTTTTTGAGTTTGGATTGTTGTCTGACTATAGTGTAGTGTTGTCTGAGTTGGTGTTTTTATAGAGAAGCTAGCGCCTTTCGTAACGGCTATATTTCTCTTAAAGGTTTGAGTCTGGTCTCGATCGCCACAAAACACGTGCGTTTCTCCTAACGGTAATAATGTTGGAATCGAACCGGTCTTGCAACCACCTAAACCGGTCTTGCAACTTCTTCTCGAAGATGGTGCGTTGTATAATCTAAAGAAATACTTCCTCTCTCATTCTCTCTCATTGTactcttaaaaaaattatctgtAACTTGATCCTTAGGCGATGTTATTGTTTCTGCAGAGCTATACTaactgatgaagaagaaagacgaTATGACTGTTTAGTCTTAAAGACAGATCTTTGCTTTTGCATGAGGCTCCTTCGTTGGTGATTATACTGGTGGGTTGAGAATGAAATGCCTAACATTGACTTTTGGTATAGTCATTCTGGGTTCTATAAAATTGTCTTTATGTATATTTACTCTGTTTTGTTCTCCTCACTGATCTTCGGCATTTCCATGTCATTACAAGTATTATTTGAGTCATTATAGGTAATTTCTCAAATAAATATTGCTTTTTGCTTGGTAACATACATTATGAAATGTCATAATCATACAGACAAGGGAAGGAGTAATGCACTGGCAAATTTcagctacaaaaaaaaatcgttaaCATCACAGGGTAATAAGATaagtaaataactaaatataaatattgattctAATTGTGTAAtcacacaaaaataaacttatATACAAACCCGTATAATCATTCTTGTGCTTTTGAACTTGTAGTATATAACTAAAATCTCATCATTTTGAAACTGCTCCACTCCCTTATTTAATGAACTTGAGGCCGTTTGTTGACCATTCAGAGAAAATGCCCTCTTCCTCTTAGCCGTTGCCCTCTTCCATAACATTGGGACCATATAGTCATTAAGTGATGGTGATGTCTACGAAAAGTCTTGGAACTTGAAACTTACTTCACTCCCTTTATTTAAGTAAATGGACTTGAGACAACTTGTGatcatcaaacaaaaaaaatggccTCTTCCTATTTGACTCCGGTGGTGAAAGACGGAGAGTGTAGAAACTGGTCGGAGCTACCATTTGAATTAATGTCGTCGATCCTGTGCAGGCTCGATTTGATTGGAGTATTTGAAAACGCTCAGAAAGTGTGTACTTCATGGCGTCGCGTCTGTAAAGACCCTGCCATGTGGCGTAAGATTGACATGTATAACCTAGGCCTAGACTTGGGGTACAACCCCGAGATCATATGCCGTCACGCAGTCGATCGC is part of the Brassica rapa cultivar Chiifu-401-42 chromosome A09, CAAS_Brap_v3.01, whole genome shotgun sequence genome and harbors:
- the LOC103846758 gene encoding LOW QUALITY PROTEIN: frataxin, mitochondrial (The sequence of the model RefSeq protein was modified relative to this genomic sequence to represent the inferred CDS: substituted 1 base at 1 genomic stop codon), whose amino-acid sequence is MATATRFLRRLPRSLKLPPTLLRSNVTRVLSSFAHKTNEPFESRIRHDSSIIIRSFSSQGPAPIDYSSILQEDEFHRLANVTINNLLVKIEDYGDNVQIDGFDIDYGNEVLTLKLGSLGTYVMNKQTPNRQIXMSSPVSGPSRFDWDRDANAWIYRRTEAKLHELLEEELENLCGEPIQLS
- the LOC103846745 gene encoding uncharacterized protein LOC103846745 isoform X2 — encoded protein: MPADGDKHSAENSKKRKLKTPMQVMALENFYNEHKYPSEEMKAKIAEEIGLTEKQVSGWFCHRRLKDKRSVKEDGNNIGSQDRSSVVLQDRGSVLRQDSCGSTKQTDYWNPKPREVESQRLYDDDGEDSTSSERRSSLHKNLVSSKDVESSRYVGRSEHHPQTMRSHGLSKPSGYLKVKGDSENVAITAVKRQLGRQYREDGPPLGVEFDPLPPGAFEPQTNSVVVQEPIYVGNQRRSHTPYFTGTRKSFVPGPSYEPARKPKMLLSDPYSSSEDEDDDDDDMMGGMEPGLGDKQTLREPSFKSPSLSYSNTVPDRKGPPQGVPLTNSKKSHISSKGRAEGSRYNLIDNFHNLSGTSQTHDYDKSILNGGRKTGYLTKSSNMLPLSGSRSSDSMERDTSSGMVGKYHGEKMNHMKMHREKLHSTGEPLVTKRLKHGYPQQVYSETFERKDQINRSGVELPSSFNGDETEESSSSSMD
- the LOC103846745 gene encoding uncharacterized protein LOC103846745 isoform X1, with protein sequence MLSDSGEMPADGDKHSAENSKKRKLKTPMQVMALENFYNEHKYPSEEMKAKIAEEIGLTEKQVSGWFCHRRLKDKRSVKEDGNNIGSQDRSSVVLQDRGSVLRQDSCGSTKQTDYWNPKPREVESQRLYDDDGEDSTSSERRSSLHKNLVSSKDVESSRYVGRSEHHPQTMRSHGLSKPSGYLKVKGDSENVAITAVKRQLGRQYREDGPPLGVEFDPLPPGAFEPQTNSVVVQEPIYVGNQRRSHTPYFTGTRKSFVPGPSYEPARKPKMLLSDPYSSSEDEDDDDDDMMGGMEPGLGDKQTLREPSFKSPSLSYSNTVPDRKGPPQGVPLTNSKKSHISSKGRAEGSRYNLIDNFHNLSGTSQTHDYDKSILNGGRKTGYLTKSSNMLPLSGSRSSDSMERDTSSGMVGKYHGEKMNHMKMHREKLHSTGEPLVTKRLKHGYPQQVYSETFERKDQINRSGVELPSSFNGDETEESSSSSMD